Proteins from a single region of Mucilaginibacter daejeonensis:
- a CDS encoding PAS domain-containing protein — translation MNNTRLLSSDQLLNIFSGSHIATAIYTTEDLIIEAVTEAMLRFWGKSRDIVGLPLEIAVPELVGQPFIEQMRGTFRTGQIFSGKSVPAVLENNGRLQTSYYDYEYRPIKDANGLVYCMLHTASDVTDVVLGRKAVEQEKLHLHNLENEQALNEELAAANEELSSINEELQQTQEHLNQLNAELEDRVTQRTALLTSSEAKMRYLIDDAPVAIAVLIGSNFIIEQANQYILKIWGKSSAVIGQTIYDALPEIQGQAFFQILENVYASGEAYYGSEAPGLMEYDGELRQIFTNSVFKPIKDENGDTHSVMIVATEVTEQVLANKAIGAAKYRLEAMVQTTPVAMTILSGRELVIEQANAAMYEIWQRNAVQTLGKRLIDVFPELVGQPFPELLARVFDTAESIAFPELPVLIKHPDGSEKNIYVNFSYDPIINEDQKVESILASVVDVTESVRSRQQLEQSQADLQETTEELAASNEELSAINEEMVASNEELASTNEELVSTQEHLHEMIGQLQESKERFSFLLNTIPQQVWTADASGAIDYVNQVVIKDFGASMDAIVGEGWQRFIHPEDLPQAMDLWLHAIENGNEYVVEFRLLFADGNYQWHLGRAVPLIENGRIQLWLGTNTNIDLQKINEQKKDEFISIASHELKTPLTSIKAFNQLLLRGGDINRIAGFAQKSADHIKRLEKLIADLLDVTRMNSGKLEYDMQPFSFRQLLTESVENIRHMAAKHEIILTNAVDISFTGDHFRLEQVMNNFLSNAVKYSPQGEKVIVNSELESDRLIVSVQDFGIGIDPTHVNKLFDRYYRVDNTAMRFEGLGLGLFISSEILKRHQGKVWIESELGKGSTFYFSIPILTEGSSETSITVDLGANLANS, via the coding sequence ATGAATAATACCAGGCTGCTTAGTAGTGATCAATTGCTAAACATTTTTTCCGGCTCACACATCGCTACGGCCATTTACACTACTGAGGATCTGATCATTGAAGCAGTGACGGAAGCGATGTTGCGGTTCTGGGGTAAGTCTCGAGACATCGTTGGCCTTCCTTTAGAGATCGCTGTTCCAGAACTGGTCGGACAACCGTTTATCGAACAAATGCGAGGCACATTCCGAACCGGGCAGATCTTTTCTGGGAAAAGTGTACCCGCAGTTCTCGAAAACAATGGCAGGTTGCAAACAAGTTATTACGATTATGAATACCGGCCTATTAAAGATGCCAACGGTCTTGTTTATTGTATGTTGCATACCGCATCAGATGTTACTGACGTGGTATTAGGACGCAAGGCGGTAGAACAGGAAAAGTTACACTTGCATAATCTGGAGAACGAGCAAGCCCTCAATGAGGAACTGGCGGCAGCGAATGAAGAGCTGAGTTCCATTAACGAAGAGTTGCAACAGACGCAGGAACACCTCAACCAGTTAAATGCCGAATTAGAAGACCGTGTAACGCAACGAACTGCTTTGCTGACCTCCAGCGAGGCCAAGATGCGCTATCTGATTGATGATGCACCGGTTGCGATCGCCGTGTTGATCGGGTCCAATTTTATCATAGAACAAGCGAACCAATATATACTTAAGATATGGGGCAAGTCTTCTGCTGTGATCGGGCAGACCATTTATGACGCACTGCCGGAGATCCAGGGACAGGCATTTTTCCAGATCCTTGAAAATGTGTATGCCAGCGGTGAAGCTTATTATGGCAGCGAAGCACCGGGATTGATGGAATACGATGGCGAGCTGCGACAGATCTTTACCAATTCTGTTTTCAAGCCGATCAAGGATGAGAACGGAGATACGCATAGTGTTATGATCGTAGCTACAGAAGTTACCGAACAGGTGCTGGCCAATAAAGCTATCGGGGCGGCTAAATACCGACTGGAAGCGATGGTGCAGACCACACCGGTCGCGATGACGATATTGAGCGGACGGGAACTGGTCATAGAACAGGCGAATGCCGCTATGTACGAGATCTGGCAGCGTAATGCCGTCCAAACGCTGGGGAAAAGATTGATCGATGTGTTCCCGGAACTGGTTGGACAGCCTTTTCCGGAACTTCTCGCCCGTGTATTCGATACCGCTGAAAGTATCGCCTTTCCGGAATTACCGGTACTGATCAAGCATCCGGATGGATCTGAGAAGAATATTTACGTGAACTTCTCATATGATCCGATCATTAACGAGGACCAGAAGGTAGAATCAATCCTGGCATCTGTGGTCGATGTGACCGAGTCGGTCCGGTCGCGTCAGCAATTAGAGCAAAGCCAGGCAGATCTGCAGGAAACAACCGAGGAACTGGCGGCTTCCAATGAAGAGTTGAGCGCGATCAACGAGGAGATGGTCGCCTCTAATGAAGAGTTGGCCTCCACGAATGAGGAACTGGTCAGCACGCAGGAACACTTACACGAGATGATCGGGCAGTTACAGGAAAGCAAGGAACGCTTTAGCTTTCTGTTGAATACGATACCGCAGCAGGTTTGGACCGCGGACGCATCAGGCGCGATAGATTACGTGAACCAGGTGGTCATCAAAGATTTCGGGGCAAGCATGGATGCTATCGTTGGTGAAGGGTGGCAGCGATTTATCCATCCGGAAGATCTGCCCCAGGCGATGGATCTGTGGCTACACGCGATCGAGAACGGTAATGAGTATGTCGTTGAATTCAGGTTGTTGTTCGCCGATGGTAATTACCAATGGCACTTGGGTCGTGCCGTACCGTTGATCGAGAATGGCAGGATCCAACTTTGGCTAGGTACTAATACGAATATCGATCTGCAAAAGATCAACGAGCAGAAGAAAGATGAATTTATATCGATCGCCAGCCATGAACTTAAAACGCCGCTTACCAGTATCAAAGCTTTTAATCAGCTTCTGCTCCGGGGCGGGGATATCAACCGTATAGCAGGCTTTGCACAGAAATCCGCAGATCATATCAAGCGCCTGGAAAAGCTGATAGCTGACCTGCTGGATGTGACCCGGATGAATTCCGGTAAGCTGGAGTATGATATGCAGCCTTTCAGCTTTAGACAGTTACTGACCGAAAGTGTGGAGAACATCCGGCACATGGCGGCCAAGCATGAAATTATTCTGACAAATGCTGTAGATATCAGTTTTACCGGAGATCATTTTCGTTTGGAGCAGGTCATGAACAACTTTCTTTCCAATGCGGTCAAGTATTCCCCACAGGGTGAGAAGGTCATTGTCAACAGTGAATTGGAATCCGACCGCTTGATAGTTTCTGTACAGGATTTTGGTATCGGGATCGATCCCACCCATGTCAATAAATTATTTGACCGTTATTACCGCGTCGATAACACGGCCATGCGGTTCGAAGGATTGGGTTTGGGTCTGTTCATCTCTTCAGAGATATTGAAGCGCCACCAGGGCAAGGTTTGGATAGAAAGCGAACTTGGAAAAGGCTCTACCTTTTACTTCAGCATCCCCATTTTGACGGAAGGCTCCTCAGAGACTTCCATCACTGTCGACCTGGGTGCTAACTTAGCAAATAGTTAG
- a CDS encoding site-specific integrase: MKTSQSFRIYFTIKSDKEKDGKAPLYVVVTINKEKCFIALKQKMVDISIWDFGKGAAKGTKNEIKELNAYLEEVRLKLGNCYKELQLKGKLINTRSIKSLFLGEKEEAFTLSSLISYHNETATTDLKWSTLKHYYVTQRYLKKFLEQHYNATDIYLRELNYKFVKDFEVYLRNHKPKDHQKPLNNNGVMKHIIRLKKMTNLALNLHWIDADPFATYKLKIQKVNREQLSDLELKAIEEKIFGVERLEMVRDMFVFCCYTGLSYVDVSNLEAEHIVTGADGDKWIRTCREKTLIPVIVPLLPKALAILDKYKDNERALYDGRVFPKISNQKVNSYLKEIADRCDVTKNVTFHIARHTFATTITLSNGVPIETVSKILGHTKITTTQIYAKVVERKLKEDINALKQRLTK; encoded by the coding sequence ATGAAAACATCGCAGTCATTCCGCATTTACTTTACGATCAAGAGTGATAAGGAGAAGGATGGCAAAGCACCACTATATGTAGTGGTTACTATCAACAAGGAAAAATGCTTTATTGCCTTAAAGCAAAAAATGGTTGACATCAGTATTTGGGATTTTGGAAAGGGAGCCGCCAAAGGCACTAAGAATGAAATTAAAGAGCTGAATGCCTATCTAGAAGAGGTAAGGCTTAAATTAGGTAACTGTTATAAGGAGTTACAATTAAAAGGGAAGCTGATCAATACGAGATCGATCAAAAGTCTTTTCCTTGGTGAAAAAGAAGAAGCATTTACGTTGAGCAGCCTAATAAGCTACCATAATGAAACGGCTACCACGGATTTAAAGTGGAGTACGCTTAAGCATTATTATGTTACCCAGCGCTACTTAAAGAAGTTTTTGGAACAACACTATAATGCTACTGATATATACCTCCGTGAACTGAATTATAAGTTCGTGAAAGACTTTGAAGTCTACTTGCGTAACCACAAACCGAAAGATCATCAGAAGCCGCTTAATAACAACGGGGTGATGAAACACATTATAAGGTTAAAAAAAATGACTAACCTGGCATTGAATCTCCACTGGATAGATGCAGACCCGTTCGCCACTTATAAACTCAAAATTCAAAAAGTAAATAGGGAGCAACTTTCTGATCTTGAGTTAAAGGCCATTGAAGAAAAGATATTTGGTGTTGAACGTTTGGAAATGGTGAGGGACATGTTTGTCTTTTGTTGTTATACAGGTCTTTCGTATGTAGATGTAAGCAACCTTGAGGCCGAGCATATAGTAACGGGCGCTGACGGCGACAAATGGATCAGGACATGCAGGGAAAAGACCCTTATCCCTGTTATTGTACCGCTGCTACCTAAAGCATTAGCCATTTTAGATAAATACAAAGACAATGAACGCGCTTTGTATGATGGGCGAGTATTTCCTAAAATTTCAAATCAAAAAGTAAACAGTTATTTAAAAGAGATAGCTGACCGTTGCGATGTAACTAAAAACGTTACCTTCCATATTGCCAGACACACATTCGCGACTACTATAACATTATCCAATGGTGTACCTATTGAAACTGTGAGCAAGATTTTAGGTCATACCAAAATTACAACCACTCAGATTTATGCGAAAGTTGTAGAACGGAAGCTCAAGGAAGATATAAATGCCTTGAAACAACGGCTAACTAAATAA